Proteins from a genomic interval of Paenibacillus sp. FSL R5-0623:
- the spoIIR gene encoding stage II sporulation protein R, which yields MSRRIVKQIGLIIVCLMMIIMMWEGQKTDAAVAATAIPEQSIRLRILANSDAPGDQLVKREIRDAVVAQMGEWVAELENPQNLDEARKVIREHLSEIENRVGEELASRGLNYEYQVELGSVPFPTKLYGGTVYPAGDYEAVRITLGEGKGQNWWCVLFPPLCFIDAGTGDALAKPSTVSAAAAEPGDAEASVQGDTPEARFFLWDMAVKLWSWVTGLFA from the coding sequence ATGAGCAGAAGAATTGTAAAGCAAATTGGACTTATTATTGTATGTCTTATGATGATTATCATGATGTGGGAAGGTCAGAAAACGGATGCAGCTGTGGCGGCCACAGCAATTCCTGAACAATCGATTCGCTTGCGTATTCTAGCAAACTCGGATGCACCCGGAGATCAATTGGTGAAACGCGAGATTCGGGATGCTGTCGTTGCTCAGATGGGCGAGTGGGTAGCCGAACTGGAGAATCCGCAAAATCTGGATGAAGCGCGCAAGGTTATTCGTGAGCATTTGTCCGAGATTGAGAATAGAGTAGGAGAAGAGTTGGCCAGTCGTGGTTTAAATTATGAGTATCAGGTGGAGCTGGGTTCCGTTCCGTTCCCGACCAAGCTGTATGGGGGTACCGTCTATCCTGCCGGAGATTATGAAGCGGTTCGGATCACGCTGGGCGAAGGCAAAGGTCAGAACTGGTGGTGTGTGTTGTTCCCGCCGCTGTGCTTCATTGATGCAGGGACTGGGGATGCACTGGCGAAACCTTCAACGGTATCGGCCGCAGCTGCTGAACCAGGAGATGCCGAGGCATCTGTGCAGGGAGATACACCGGAAGCGAGATTCTTTCTGTGGGATATGGCCGTGAAACTGTGGAGTTGGGTAACTGGATTATTCGCATAA
- a CDS encoding FtsW/RodA/SpoVE family cell cycle protein has product MLRMLKKMDGVILFVMLLLMIISVFAIYSGTQTDANLANHHVKTMYFYVAGFIAVLVIGLVNYKLYVKYAFYLYGLGIILLILANVLGSSINNANGWLKLGDNFSFQPAELFKMIMILFLAHLIVKRQRSTLEFWRDIVPIGCWAFIPFALVMAQNDLGNALGYVVILAAVFWIGNMRLKHALIALAIVGVTFFGFVKAYTFYHDEVFTFLEKIKREHWAERIDPWLVPEKATSKASWHTKNAGLAIGSGGIIGKGYLQGTSVQSGRVPYTYSDSIFVVIAEEFGFVGASVLILLYFILIHRMVLIALACRDRAGPVIIVGIIGMLLYQVFENVGAFLGLMPLTGITLPFISYGGTSLLINMACIGVVMSIKLYGQEEEDELLIGEQQPPLSERLWNMLKKEKSAV; this is encoded by the coding sequence ATGTTGAGAATGTTGAAAAAGATGGACGGTGTGATTCTTTTTGTAATGCTGTTGCTCATGATTATTAGTGTATTTGCGATTTATAGCGGAACGCAGACAGATGCCAACCTGGCGAATCACCATGTCAAAACGATGTATTTCTATGTGGCCGGGTTCATCGCGGTGCTTGTGATCGGGCTTGTGAATTACAAGTTATACGTGAAATATGCGTTTTATTTGTATGGCTTGGGGATCATCCTATTGATCCTTGCGAATGTCCTGGGCAGTTCGATCAATAATGCTAATGGCTGGCTGAAGCTGGGCGACAATTTTTCTTTTCAACCGGCAGAGCTGTTCAAGATGATTATGATCCTGTTCCTCGCCCATTTAATTGTGAAGAGGCAACGAAGCACGCTGGAGTTCTGGAGAGATATTGTGCCGATTGGCTGCTGGGCTTTTATTCCGTTTGCCCTTGTTATGGCTCAGAATGATTTGGGGAATGCGCTGGGGTATGTAGTAATTTTGGCTGCGGTATTCTGGATCGGAAATATGAGGCTGAAGCACGCATTGATTGCACTGGCGATTGTGGGAGTGACGTTTTTTGGCTTTGTTAAAGCTTATACCTTCTACCATGATGAAGTATTCACTTTTCTTGAGAAGATAAAACGTGAGCATTGGGCGGAGCGGATTGATCCTTGGCTTGTACCGGAAAAGGCTACCTCCAAAGCTTCCTGGCATACGAAAAATGCAGGTTTAGCCATCGGTTCAGGGGGCATCATCGGCAAAGGTTATTTGCAAGGAACATCCGTTCAGAGTGGACGAGTCCCCTATACGTATTCTGATTCCATTTTTGTTGTGATCGCAGAGGAGTTTGGCTTTGTTGGTGCATCCGTACTGATTCTGTTGTACTTTATCCTGATCCACCGTATGGTGCTGATTGCTCTGGCATGCAGAGATCGCGCGGGACCCGTCATCATTGTAGGTATTATCGGAATGTTGTTGTATCAAGTGTTTGAGAACGTGGGGGCGTTCCTCGGACTGATGCCACTCACAGGTATTACGTTACCGTTCATCAGTTACGGCGGCACCTCTTTGCTTATTAATATGGCTTGCATCGGTGTAGTCATGAGCATTAAGTTGTACGGGCAAGAAGAGGAGGATGAACTTCTGATCGGGGAGCAGCAACCCCCGTTGTCGGAACGTTTATGGAATATGCTCAAGAAAGAAAAAAGTGCTGTGTAA